The sequence TGAGGGCGCGCCAGGTGCTGCGGTCGATGGCGAAGCGGTCGACCGAGACCGCACCGCCGGCGCCGCGGGAATGGATCATCCCCTGCTCGACGAACTGGAAGCCGCACTTGACCAGCACCCGCCGCGAGGCGGGGTTGGTGACGCGGGCCGCCGCCGTCAGCCGGTCGGCACCCTGGGCCGCGAAGACATGGTCTACCACCGACTGCGCCGCCTCGGTGGCGTAGCCCTGGCCCCAGAACGGCTCGCCGATCCAGTAGCCCAGATGCAGCGGCTCGCCCTCGTCAGGGGCGCCATAGCCGATGGCACCGATCACGCGGCCCGTCGACTTCAGGCGGATGGCGAACTTGGCGCGCGTCGTCGAGCGGTTCGCCGAAAGGGCGATGAGATTTCGCCCGTCGGCGACCGTGAAGGGATGGGGCATCGATGCCACCATCGTTGCGATACGGCGGTTGTTGGCGAGGAAAACGATATCTGCAAGGTCGTCCGGACGCAGCGCGTCCAGCTTCAGCCTCTCGGTCTCCTGCGGGCCAGCAACCGCGGCCAGACTATCTTCTTCCAGGCTCTCTTCGATATCCGCAACCATGGTGTCCTCCGGCATTGCGACGAAAAGAAAAAGGGGAGATGGCGGCCCATCTCCCCTGATCCGTCGCGATCATGCCGGTTTTGTTTCAAACCGCCGGGTCGATGGGACGCCGGCGGTTCGAACCAAACACGTCGGCTTTACTCTGCTGCGTCTACGAGTGGCATCACGTTGATATACGTGCGTTTGTTGGCCTTGGCCTGGAACGTCACCGTTCCCTCGACGACGGCGAAGATCGTATGATCCTTGCCCATGCCAACACCCGTACCCGGATGCCACTTCGTGCCGCGCTGGCGCGCGATAATATTGCCCGGGACGACCGCCTCGCCGCCGAACTTCTTGATGCCCAGACGTCGGCCCGCGGAATCGCGGCCGTTACGGGACGAGCCACCTGCCTTTTTGTGTGCCATGACGAAACTCCTCGTCGAAAACCTTCAGTCAGCCTTGAATGGCGGCAATCACTTGCCGGCCAGATCCGAAGCCTGCTGGACCCAGTTGTCGCGCTCGATGCGGCCCTTGAAGGAAAGGGCCTCGTCGACGCGGGCGATGTCTTCCGCGGTGAAGGCTGCGACCTGAGCGTAGGTCGTGATGCCCATCGCGTTCAGCTTCTTCTCCAGCACGGGGCCGACACCGGAGATCTTCTTCAGATCGTCGGCGGGCGCATCCGGTGCGGTGAACAGGACCGGGAGTTCGGTCTCGGTGCCTGCATCCTCGGCCTTCTCCGCCTTCGGAGCAGCGGCCTTCTTCTTGGTCGCCGGCTTGGCGCCACCGGTCAGGATGTCGGTGATCTTGACCAGCGTGAAGCTCTGGCGGTGGCCGTTGCGGCGACGCGAGTTCTGCCGACGGCGCTTCTTGAAGATGATGATCTTGCGGTGGCGCGCCTGGTCGACGACCTCGCCGACGACGCTCGCACCCTCGACCAGGGGGGCACCGATCATGGTGGCGGTGTCGCCGCCCACCATCAGGACCTCTTCGAAAGTCACGGTCTCACCCGCCTCGGCCGAGATCTTCTCGACCTTGAGCAGGTCATCCTGGGCGACGCGGTACTGCTTGCCGCCCGTCTTGATCACTGCGAACATGTCTCGCACGTCCTTCTTTTCGTTTTGCTCGCCGGCAGGCCGTCTTTGGTCTACCGGGCTTCGCCTTCCTGCCCTTCGGCGTCCCTTGCGGGAACTTGACGAGGACATTGCCTCTCTTGAAACCGTCCTGCCGGCTCGTCGGGCGGGGCCCTTGAAAGCCTGGCGGAATGGTCTGCCGGTCACCGGAAAAGCCGCAGTCAGGCCCCGTTTTCAAGGGCGTTGGCTGTGGGTTGCGGGGAACGGCGGAGAGCCTCGGGCAACGGATGGGCCTTTGCGGGCCCTTTGCGAAGCAGCGCGACTATACGGATCGGCGATGCAAAGTCAACGCTTGCAAGGGCGGTTTTGTGCGCTTTGCCGCGCGCGCCGGCGCTTTTGTGACACGCGCGCAACCCTTCGATCTTCCATGCGCTCCCGCGCCGGGGGCGCCTTGCCGGCCCGGCGCTGTGCACCGCCGGGGAAAAGTTGCAAGACGCCTCTTGTGCGGCTCGCCGCACTTCGCTATGTACCGTCGCACTTTGAGACCACGACATCTCATATAGCGGAGAGGTGCCGGAGTGGTTGAACGGGGCGGTCTCGAAAACCGTTGAGCGCGCAAGCGTTCCGAGGGTTCGAATCCCTCTCTCTCCGCCATTTCCTGACGTCGCGCTGTCGCCCTTCGGGCTTCGCTCCAGTCGGGGCCGCGCATAAGCTCGGACGGCCCTTGGCCTTGCGAACCCTGCGGGTTCGAAACCCCTCCGCGATACCCCGCCATTTCATCATCGATTGCCGCCGGCAACCGCCTATGTGCCGTCGTTCGATGTCCGGCATGTCGGCGCGAAGCTGCGCGAAAAACCCGCCCGGAATTGGCGCATGGACACCAATGCGCAGGTATCCGCATTCCCCAGATGCTGGGACATTCGCCATCTTCACGGCATGGCCGAGTTGGTCCAGGCCCGCCGCTACCCGCTCAACGAACTGGCGTCCGGCCTCGGTCAGACGGACGCCGCGTGCCTGAAGTTCAGATATTCAGCGACAGCGAGCGTATGACCGGCGATACCATGGGAATGCGTGACCCGAGCCGGATTTGCGGCGGCCGGTTATGGCTTCTGATCGTCGACGCATTTTCGTCCCCGCTCTCGCGGCTGGTGGCTTGAGTCGGGTGAGCCCCTTTCGTCAGTCGAACTGGGCAAGGTTCCCTCGTCAGCAGTGCGGGCAACGCGAACATGGTGTTGAAAATCATCCATTCGCGTCGCCACCATCATGGCCCTGGCATAGATGCCCAGCATTTCAGACCCTGCCCGCATCTGTCGCAGGTTTGACCGTCGCTTTTCGCAGGCCGGCAAGCGTCAGCCCGTAGATGCAGGCGACAACGATGATCAGCGCCACAACCTGATATGCTTCGACAGTATCGCCGAGCAAAGGCACGGCGAGCACCATCGTCAGTGCAGGCCAGGGTGTAGTGATCGAGCTGGCCAGGGAAACGTCGATGTGGCGGACGGCATGGAACCAGACGATCAATTCCAGGAAATAGACCAGCCCCATGATGGCCGACATTGGCTGAAAGATCGCGCTCAGGCCGGCAGCGATGCCCGAAGGAGCCGCGAAAGCTATGATCACCAGCAGGAACGCTGTCGAGATTGCCACCCGAAAGAACGTCACCTGCACGGGCGTAATCGGCGTATTGCTCAGTTCTTCCTTGATGATGACATGCGCAATGCTCCAAAGCAGGGGCACACCGAGAGAGACGAGAAACCAGGGCGACATGCCGGATACCATGAAGGTGCCGGCCGTTCCGAGATAGTAGAGCGATCCGATCAAAATCGCGGTCAGAGCCAGTTCGGCTGCTGTCTTGCGGCGTTTCAGGAAAAGCGTTTCCCAGAGGATGGCGAACAGCGGGTAGGCCTGTATTGCAATCGCCGCATTCGTCGCGCCGGCCTTCTCAACTCCCAGCACATAGAGATAGGTCGAAAGACCGAACAATGCGCCGGTGAACAGCGCCACGAGGATCATCCGTCCGCGCTCGCGGCGCGACAGATCTAGGCCAAAAATCCCTTTGGTCCCGCTCCGTAGTTCAAACCCGAATGCCGGGGCCGCAAAGATCACCTGCCAGACCGACAATGCGAAAGCAAAGCTCAGCGCGCCAATATCCGAAGGGCGCAGGTTTGAGACGATCGGCATGACACCCAGCAATGTGAGGCTGACAAGGGAAAACCCAACGCCTTTCCCGACGGATGGAGAGGTGAATGCCATGACCGAAACTCATTGATTGTGTTGACGACCAACTGAATTGCATCCATGTCTAAATAGGTGCAATCAAAACATTGATCTGATGGCAATTTGGATACCAGACCTGTCGAGCCGCGAAGGCCCGAAATACCTCCAGATTCTGGAGGCCATGGCTGAGGATATTGCGGCGGGCAGACTGGCCGCCGGAACACGCCTTCCGCCGCATCGCGAACTGGCCTATCAGCTCAACCTCTCTCCCAACACGACCAGCCGCGCCTATGCGGAGGCTGTGAAGCGGGCTCTCATCAAGGGGGAAGTCGGTCGGGGAACATTCGTTCGGTCCGCTGATTTCAGTCCAGATCAAGCAGAACCCGAGACACTGCTTCGCGAAAGCCGTGGCCCCATCGACCTTTCACGCAATCTGCCGCTGCCCGGCTTTTCGGAACCCCACATTCGTCGGGTCATGTCGGAGATCGCGAGCGATACGGGCTTGCGCGCGCTGCTCGACTATCAAACCGATACCGATCTGGTTCACCATCTTGAGGCAGGTCAGTCATGGCTCGCGGATTGCGGCGTGGAGGCTTCTCTTGAGTGCATTGTTCCGGTCGCCGGCGGCCAGCATGGCATTTTGTGTACCCTGATGGCCCTTTTAAAGCCGGGCGACTTGTTGCTTGCCGAAGCCTTGACCTACACACCTGTTCTCGCGATGGCTTCGCGCCTCAACCTTCAGACCGGTGCTGTCGCGATGGATGCGCAGGGGCTGATTCCGGAGGCGTTTGAGGCCTGCTGTCGTGAGGCAAACCCGAAAGCGCTCTATCTTACACCGACCCTGCAAGCGCCAACGACGGTGACGCTCTCGGAGGATCGACGCGCCGAGATTGCGCGGATTGCGGACCATTACGGCGTTATCCTGATTGAGGACGATGTCTTTGGGCCGCTCAAATGCGACAAGCCGGCTCCGATCGCGCGATTTGCCCCTGACTTGACAGTCTATGTGACCAGCCTGTCCAAAAGTGTGGCGCCCGGCTTGCGGATCGGCTTCCTTCATGCACCTCGAAAAGTCGCGTCTGCACTACGCCAGTCCGTCAATCTGAGTGTCTGGATGACGCCGCCAATGCCCCTTGAGGTGGCAAGCCGTCTGATCAAAGACGGAACAGCAGCGAGGCTGGCTGAGCAGCAGCGGCAGACGGCAAGCCGCCGCCAGCAGCTCGTTCAACGCGCGTTGGGAATGGATACGGCAAAGCAGTTTTCTGACGGCTTCCATTTCTGGTTGCCGCTGCCAGAAGGCTGGCGAGCCGATGTGTTTCGTTCAGAATGCGCCCGCATGGGTGTTCACATCAGCGAGGGCCGCAGCTTTGCCATGAATGCCGCTGATGCGCCCGAGGCAATCCGCTTGTGCGTCAGCCATGAACCCGGTGAGGAACGGCTCATCCAGGGCCTGGATATCATTGCCGCAGTGCTCCGGCAGAAGCCATGCGGGACACCGCTGACACTATGAGGATGTGGCTGATCGCATTCGGACGATCCCGAGAGCTGGTCGTCTAGGCATCTCGCAACATTCAGCAATTTGAAATGCAAGCCCGATCCTTGTTGCAAATTTGAGAGATGGCAGCTGACGGAGGCGGAGCATTTTCGCCGGAGCGCTGCTCTTTCGCGCCCGGATTTCGTGCGTTTCTGGCCCTGCCTCGCCCCTCCTTGCGCTGCGGATGCGTGCATCCCCACTGCCGAACCAGGCCGGCGTTGCTGCGTCGTTTGAGGATAGACTTGCCCGACTCTGCGGAAAGTGCCGTAATGGGTGCCGGGTTGATCTGGGAACGACGCTGCTGATACGTCGTTGGCTGGTTGAAATTAAGGAAAACGAAGGTGTTTTCCGCGATCATTCGGGCCATCTTTCGAGGATTTTCCCGTGCGCTTTTTCAGCTGCCTATTTACGGAACATGATCTTTGGCTGGTCGCGCTTGCGGCTGCGATCTGCGTCCTCGGCGCCTGGATCTCGATTCGCCTGTTCCTGCGCACCCGCGCGGCGGAGCGCGAGGCGCGGCCCTTCTGGGTGTTTCACGGGGCCGTGGCCGCCGGTTCCACCATCTGGTGTACCCATTTCGTTGCCATGCTCGCCTATCGGCCGGGCGTGCCCGTGTCCTACGACCCGACGCTCACCGGCATCTCGCTGCTGATCGCCGTCGTCTCCGCCGCGGTCAGCCTGGCCATCGCTTCCGGTCGCGGCCGGCTTGCCCCGATGCTCGGCGGCTGCATGTTCGGCGTCGGCGTGTCCGTCATGCACTATACGGGCATGGCCGCCTTCAGCATCGACGGCGCCATCGTCTGGGACATGACCTATGTGGCCGCTTCGCTCGTGCTGTCGCTGGTGCTGGGCGCGGCCGCCTTCGTTGCCGCCACCCGCGAGGGGGTGGTCCTGCAGACCCGCGAGCTGCTCGGCACCGCGCTGCTGGCAGGCTCCATCGTCGCACTGCATTTCACCGGCATGGCAGCGGTCGGCATCGTTCCGGCGGTGCCCCAGCCGGGCGGCGCCACCAGCGAGGATGCCTATGGCGTGCTGGCGGTGGCGGTGGCGGCGGTCGGCGTGCTGGTGCTCGGCACGGGCCTTGCCAGCCAGTTGCTGGACCGCCAGGCGACAGCCCGCACCCGGGCCCGCACCAAGCAGATCCTGGAAAGTTCCGTCGACGGCATCGTCATCGAGACCGCCGGACGCATCGTCGATTGCAACGAGGCCTTCATCCTGCTCAGCGGCATGCAGCGGGAAGCGCTGGTCGGGCGCACCTTTGCCGAACTGGTGCCGCGCGCGCCGTCCTCGGTCGACAAGCTGGTGCGCGCGACGCTGCTCACCGCCGCCGGCGCGCTGCTTCCCGTCGAGGTCGCGGCCCGCGAAGACCGCTACGAGCGGGACGATCTGACCGCCACTCGCTTTTATTCGGTGCGCGACCTGCGCCCGCGCCTCGCCCAGGAAGAGAAGATCTCCTACCTCGCCAGCTTCGACAATCTGACGGGCCTGCCCAACCGCTCCTCCTTCCTGGAGCATCTCGACAGCCAGATCGAGACGCGCCCGGCCAGCGCCCGGATCGCGCTCCTGGCCATCGATCTCGACCGCTTCAAGGAGGTCAACGACGTGCATGGCCACGCGGCGGGCGACCATGTGCTGTGCGTCCTGTCGGACCGCATGCGCACGGCCGTCGGCAAGGAGGCCTTCGTCGCCCGGCTGGGCGGCGACGAGTTCGTCGCCACCGCGCTGGTGCAGGACCGCGAGCAGGCGCTCGGCATCGCCTCGCGGCTCGAGCGCGAGCTCTTTGCTACCGTGCCTTACGACCATGTCGACCTGATCTGCGGCGCCTCCATCGGCATCTCGATCTTCCCCGACGATGCGGGAAGCCCGGCGACGTTGATGAACAATGCCGACCTTGCCATGTACCGGGCCAAGGGTTCGCCCGGCGAGGCGATCTGCTTTTACGAGGAGGGGATGGACGAGCGCGTGCGCGAGCGTCGCGCCATAGCGCTGCAGCTGCGTACCGCGCTTGCGGAAAACCAGTTCTTCCTCGTCTTCCAGCCGCAGGTCTCGGTCCGCGAGAACGAGGTGACCGGCTACGAGGCCCTGC comes from Stappia sp. 28M-7 and encodes:
- a CDS encoding PLP-dependent aminotransferase family protein, with amino-acid sequence MAIWIPDLSSREGPKYLQILEAMAEDIAAGRLAAGTRLPPHRELAYQLNLSPNTTSRAYAEAVKRALIKGEVGRGTFVRSADFSPDQAEPETLLRESRGPIDLSRNLPLPGFSEPHIRRVMSEIASDTGLRALLDYQTDTDLVHHLEAGQSWLADCGVEASLECIVPVAGGQHGILCTLMALLKPGDLLLAEALTYTPVLAMASRLNLQTGAVAMDAQGLIPEAFEACCREANPKALYLTPTLQAPTTVTLSEDRRAEIARIADHYGVILIEDDVFGPLKCDKPAPIARFAPDLTVYVTSLSKSVAPGLRIGFLHAPRKVASALRQSVNLSVWMTPPMPLEVASRLIKDGTAARLAEQQRQTASRRQQLVQRALGMDTAKQFSDGFHFWLPLPEGWRADVFRSECARMGVHISEGRSFAMNAADAPEAIRLCVSHEPGEERLIQGLDIIAAVLRQKPCGTPLTL
- a CDS encoding GNAT family N-acetyltransferase, encoding MVADIEESLEEDSLAAVAGPQETERLKLDALRPDDLADIVFLANNRRIATMVASMPHPFTVADGRNLIALSANRSTTRAKFAIRLKSTGRVIGAIGYGAPDEGEPLHLGYWIGEPFWGQGYATEAAQSVVDHVFAAQGADRLTAAARVTNPASRRVLVKCGFQFVEQGMIHSRGAGGAVSVDRFAIDRSTWRALKQWGRMTCLTSA
- a CDS encoding 50S ribosomal protein L21, with the protein product MFAVIKTGGKQYRVAQDDLLKVEKISAEAGETVTFEEVLMVGGDTATMIGAPLVEGASVVGEVVDQARHRKIIIFKKRRRQNSRRRNGHRQSFTLVKITDILTGGAKPATKKKAAAPKAEKAEDAGTETELPVLFTAPDAPADDLKKISGVGPVLEKKLNAMGITTYAQVAAFTAEDIARVDEALSFKGRIERDNWVQQASDLAGK
- the rpmA gene encoding 50S ribosomal protein L27, whose product is MAHKKAGGSSRNGRDSAGRRLGIKKFGGEAVVPGNIIARQRGTKWHPGTGVGMGKDHTIFAVVEGTVTFQAKANKRTYINVMPLVDAAE
- a CDS encoding EAL domain-containing protein gives rise to the protein MRFFSCLFTEHDLWLVALAAAICVLGAWISIRLFLRTRAAEREARPFWVFHGAVAAGSTIWCTHFVAMLAYRPGVPVSYDPTLTGISLLIAVVSAAVSLAIASGRGRLAPMLGGCMFGVGVSVMHYTGMAAFSIDGAIVWDMTYVAASLVLSLVLGAAAFVAATREGVVLQTRELLGTALLAGSIVALHFTGMAAVGIVPAVPQPGGATSEDAYGVLAVAVAAVGVLVLGTGLASQLLDRQATARTRARTKQILESSVDGIVIETAGRIVDCNEAFILLSGMQREALVGRTFAELVPRAPSSVDKLVRATLLTAAGALLPVEVAAREDRYERDDLTATRFYSVRDLRPRLAQEEKISYLASFDNLTGLPNRSSFLEHLDSQIETRPASARIALLAIDLDRFKEVNDVHGHAAGDHVLCVLSDRMRTAVGKEAFVARLGGDEFVATALVQDREQALGIASRLERELFATVPYDHVDLICGASIGISIFPDDAGSPATLMNNADLAMYRAKGSPGEAICFYEEGMDERVRERRAIALQLRTALAENQFFLVFQPQVSVRENEVTGYEALLRWRHPERGVLLPMEFIPIAEDTGLILPIGEWVLRTACREAASWDNELKIAVNVSALQVGSIDMPDVIHGILMETGLSPQRLEVEITETSLIQDAERTLHILRRIKAMGVSISMDDFGIGYSSLSTLRSFPFDKIKLDKSFMDDLDRGPQASAMIRAVLALGESLDIPILAEGVETEAQLEFLTQQGCTEIQGYLVGHPDESAAEPGTAEQNRILPPPVMRTPRTGSGRTGE
- a CDS encoding DMT family transporter; amino-acid sequence: MAFTSPSVGKGVGFSLVSLTLLGVMPIVSNLRPSDIGALSFAFALSVWQVIFAAPAFGFELRSGTKGIFGLDLSRRERGRMILVALFTGALFGLSTYLYVLGVEKAGATNAAIAIQAYPLFAILWETLFLKRRKTAAELALTAILIGSLYYLGTAGTFMVSGMSPWFLVSLGVPLLWSIAHVIIKEELSNTPITPVQVTFFRVAISTAFLLVIIAFAAPSGIAAGLSAIFQPMSAIMGLVYFLELIVWFHAVRHIDVSLASSITTPWPALTMVLAVPLLGDTVEAYQVVALIIVVACIYGLTLAGLRKATVKPATDAGRV